One window of Cohnella hashimotonis genomic DNA carries:
- a CDS encoding glycoside hydrolase family 43 protein, whose protein sequence is MTTESRGGAPLVTHIYTADPSAHVFEGKLYLYPSHDLDHEMASNDNGDQYDMEDYHVLSLNEDLTQALDHGEALHVNDVLWAKKQLWAPDAAYKDGTYYLFFPARDHNDVFRIGVATGISPQGPFRAEKSYIAGSFSIDPAVFADEDGKAYVYFGGLWGGQLEKWQTGTFQPDADGPSGDEPALGPRVAELADDMLEFKETPHEIRIVDEAGEPIRAGDEERRYFEGPWVHKHEGRYYLSYSTGTTHKIVYAVGDNPYGPFTFKGTILTPVIGWTTHHSIVRYRDKWYLFYHDSSLSGGADNKRCVKMAELHYEADGSIRTIDPYPEE, encoded by the coding sequence ATGACGACAGAATCGCGGGGCGGGGCGCCGCTCGTGACGCATATTTACACGGCGGATCCTTCCGCTCACGTATTCGAGGGCAAGCTGTACCTGTACCCTTCTCACGATCTGGACCACGAGATGGCTTCAAACGACAATGGCGACCAGTACGACATGGAGGACTACCACGTCCTCTCGCTTAACGAGGATCTGACGCAGGCGCTCGACCACGGAGAGGCGCTGCACGTTAACGATGTTCTCTGGGCGAAAAAGCAGCTGTGGGCGCCTGACGCTGCCTACAAGGACGGCACGTACTATCTGTTCTTCCCGGCGCGGGACCACAACGACGTATTCCGCATCGGCGTCGCTACGGGCATCTCGCCCCAAGGGCCGTTCCGCGCGGAGAAGAGCTATATTGCCGGCAGCTTCAGCATCGATCCGGCCGTATTCGCCGATGAGGACGGCAAGGCTTATGTCTACTTCGGCGGGCTGTGGGGCGGTCAGCTGGAAAAGTGGCAGACCGGCACGTTCCAGCCGGATGCCGACGGGCCGTCGGGCGACGAGCCCGCGCTCGGGCCGCGGGTGGCGGAGTTGGCCGACGACATGCTCGAATTCAAGGAGACGCCGCACGAGATCCGCATCGTCGACGAAGCCGGAGAGCCGATTCGGGCAGGGGACGAAGAGCGCAGATATTTCGAGGGACCCTGGGTGCACAAGCACGAGGGGCGGTATTACCTATCTTATTCGACGGGGACGACGCACAAGATCGTCTATGCGGTCGGGGACAATCCGTACGGCCCGTTCACGTTCAAAGGTACGATCCTGACGCCCGTCATCGGCTGGACCACGCATCATTCGATCGTCCGCTACCGGGATAAATGGTATCTGTTCTACCACGACAGCTCCCTGTCGGGCGGGGCGGACAACAAGCGCTGCGTGAAGATGGCCGAGCTGCATTACGAAGCGGACGGCTCTATCCGCACGATCGACCCTTATCCGGAGGAATAG
- a CDS encoding DUF378 domain-containing protein, with amino-acid sequence MKTLNAIALAILIIGGINWLLVGLFKYDLVAELFGGQEEVASRIVYTIVGICALYAIKFFNDVSSDSRAR; translated from the coding sequence ATGAAGACGCTTAACGCAATCGCGCTTGCCATTCTGATCATCGGAGGCATCAACTGGCTGCTGGTCGGTCTGTTCAAGTACGATCTCGTCGCCGAGTTGTTCGGGGGTCAGGAAGAAGTCGCTTCCCGCATCGTGTATACGATCGTCGGCATATGCGCGCTGTATGCGATCAAATTTTTCAACGACGTCAGCAGCGATTCGCGTGCCCGTTAA
- a CDS encoding SRPBCC family protein, with amino-acid sequence MEQRSTHHATFTVERTYPAKPERVFKAWSDAGAKARWFTPAETFEFRVGGREYSRGGPPDGPVFTFDAFYQDIVPNERIVYSYVLDMGDRRISASVTTVELHPAEGSTRLVFTEQGVFLDGLDTPEQREHGTNILLNMLGDALQSEPEAS; translated from the coding sequence ATGGAACAACGCTCGACGCACCATGCTACTTTTACGGTGGAGAGAACGTACCCCGCGAAGCCGGAGCGCGTCTTCAAAGCTTGGTCGGACGCCGGGGCGAAAGCGCGCTGGTTTACCCCCGCCGAGACCTTCGAATTCCGCGTCGGCGGCCGGGAGTACAGCCGCGGCGGACCGCCGGACGGCCCCGTCTTCACGTTCGATGCCTTTTATCAGGACATCGTGCCGAACGAGCGCATCGTCTACTCGTACGTCCTGGACATGGGCGACAGGCGCATCTCCGCTTCGGTGACGACGGTCGAGCTTCATCCGGCCGAAGGCAGCACGCGGCTCGTTTTTACCGAGCAGGGCGTGTTCCTGGACGGACTCGATACGCCGGAGCAGCGCGAGCATGGCACGAACATACTGCTGAACATGCTCGGCGACGCGCTGCAGAGCGAGCCTGAGGCGTCATGA
- a CDS encoding MerR family transcriptional regulator: MAKHRGGTEDGETAEANRRWKVGDIAALTGLTIRTLRYYDQIGLFPPSGQTDSGHRLYDEGDLSRLHQILALKELGLPLTEIQSVLKRDAPDLSEIIAAQIDRLREKIRVQQKLLSELEQASAAVRAQAPLGVEAFAKLLGMMKQSHEKFFWERRTHAERALDRLGEWLAEEPDDERDES; this comes from the coding sequence ATGGCCAAGCATCGCGGAGGCACGGAGGACGGCGAGACCGCCGAGGCGAACCGCCGGTGGAAAGTGGGCGACATCGCCGCACTGACGGGGCTTACGATTCGGACGCTGCGCTATTACGACCAGATCGGCTTGTTCCCGCCCTCCGGTCAGACCGACTCGGGGCACAGGCTGTACGACGAAGGCGACCTGTCCCGCCTGCATCAGATTCTGGCGCTCAAGGAGCTGGGCCTGCCGCTCACTGAGATTCAGTCCGTCCTGAAGCGGGATGCGCCCGACTTGTCCGAGATCATCGCCGCGCAGATCGACCGCCTGCGGGAGAAGATTCGCGTCCAGCAGAAGCTGCTGAGCGAGCTGGAGCAGGCTTCGGCCGCCGTACGGGCGCAAGCGCCGCTCGGGGTAGAGGCGTTCGCCAAGCTGCTCGGGATGATGAAGCAGAGCCATGAGAAGTTTTTTTGGGAGAGGCGAACGCACGCCGAGCGGGCGCTCGACCGGTTGGGCGAATGGCTGGCGGAAGAGCCGGATGATGAACGCGATGAGTCGTAA
- a CDS encoding NAD-dependent epimerase/dehydratase family protein, with the protein MKIAVAGATGAIGKSLIPLLVEAGHEVTGFTRRASGAAQLEALGAQAVVLDIFDRDAVFAALREMQPEAVIHQLTALGERDFAANSHIRTLGTRHLVDAALAAGVRRMIAQSISWAYAPGDGPATEEEPLDLDAPAPRSGTIQGVRALETATLEMPEAVILRYGLFYGPGTWYAPDGFVADEVRRGGLPATEGVASFVHVDDAAHAALLALGWPPGTVNVVDDRPAPGSEWLPHYAALLGAPAPARQPGAARGERGASNFKARRLGWQPRFADWHEGFAATLG; encoded by the coding sequence ATGAAAATCGCAGTCGCAGGCGCCACGGGCGCCATTGGAAAATCGTTGATCCCGCTGCTCGTCGAGGCCGGTCACGAGGTGACGGGCTTCACTCGCCGCGCGTCGGGCGCAGCGCAGTTGGAGGCGCTGGGCGCGCAGGCCGTCGTGCTCGATATTTTCGACCGCGACGCCGTGTTCGCGGCGCTTCGCGAGATGCAGCCCGAGGCCGTGATCCACCAGCTTACCGCGCTCGGCGAGCGCGACTTCGCAGCGAACTCGCACATCCGGACGCTCGGCACCCGGCATCTGGTCGACGCCGCGCTGGCCGCGGGCGTGCGCCGGATGATCGCGCAGAGCATCTCCTGGGCGTACGCGCCAGGCGACGGCCCGGCGACCGAGGAGGAGCCGCTCGACCTGGACGCGCCTGCGCCGCGAAGCGGCACGATCCAGGGCGTGCGCGCGTTGGAGACGGCGACGCTCGAAATGCCGGAAGCCGTCATTCTACGGTACGGGCTGTTCTACGGGCCAGGGACCTGGTACGCGCCGGACGGCTTCGTGGCCGACGAGGTGCGCCGCGGCGGTCTGCCCGCGACCGAGGGCGTGGCGTCGTTCGTGCACGTCGACGACGCGGCGCATGCAGCGCTGCTCGCGCTGGGCTGGCCGCCCGGGACCGTGAACGTCGTCGACGACCGTCCGGCGCCGGGCAGCGAGTGGCTGCCGCATTACGCAGCGCTGCTGGGCGCGCCTGCGCCGGCGCGGCAGCCCGGTGCCGCCCGAGGCGAGCGCGGCGCTTCCAACTTCAAAGCGCGGCGGCTCGGCTGGCAGCCGCGCTTCGCGGATTGGCACGAGGGCTTTGCCGCGACGCTCGGCTAG
- a CDS encoding DMT family transporter — translation MTHTPSTVKSTAAIYTLALLYAIVIGFSFMFTKLALRHADPFDMLAYRFFLSFALLAIPVRAGWIRMPQKQKGRRRLPLLLVSLVYPTAFFGFQSVGLDAATTSGAGILSASSPIFALLLGALLLKERASKLQLLSVLVSVFGLAFMTGISGDALRGTSAVGGGLILLSAVALALYGVMARGLRTSYSALELSYAMMRTGCYFFVAFALVRHLMQGTTSALLAPASEPGFWLPLLYIAIMSSLVSSWLSNFALSRIEAFKVSLFVNLGNLVSILSGVLIMGDAWSASQTIGTICMLAGVIGANYRGGKRAAVDRGEPSGSKNEVSHAEALPEVSDRNKSAFLPADSRTP, via the coding sequence ATGACCCATACGCCCTCAACCGTCAAAAGCACCGCCGCCATTTATACGTTGGCTCTATTATACGCGATCGTCATCGGATTTTCCTTTATGTTCACCAAGCTCGCCTTGCGTCACGCCGATCCGTTCGACATGCTCGCTTACCGCTTCTTCCTGTCGTTCGCGCTGCTTGCGATCCCGGTGCGGGCGGGCTGGATACGGATGCCGCAAAAGCAGAAGGGTCGGCGGCGCCTTCCGCTTCTGCTCGTCAGCCTGGTTTATCCGACCGCCTTCTTCGGCTTCCAGTCGGTAGGACTCGATGCCGCGACGACCTCGGGCGCCGGCATCCTCTCGGCGAGCTCGCCGATCTTCGCGCTGCTGCTGGGCGCGCTCCTCCTGAAGGAGCGGGCGAGCAAGCTGCAGCTGCTGTCCGTCCTCGTATCGGTCTTCGGCCTCGCGTTCATGACGGGAATCTCGGGGGACGCGCTGCGGGGGACGAGCGCCGTCGGCGGGGGACTGATTCTTCTGTCGGCGGTCGCGCTGGCGCTATACGGCGTGATGGCCCGTGGACTGCGCACTTCATACTCGGCCTTGGAGCTGAGCTATGCGATGATGCGGACCGGCTGCTATTTTTTCGTCGCGTTCGCGCTTGTTCGCCACTTGATGCAAGGCACGACGTCCGCGCTGCTCGCGCCGGCGTCCGAGCCGGGCTTCTGGCTGCCGCTGCTCTATATCGCCATCATGTCCTCGCTCGTCTCGTCCTGGCTGTCGAACTTCGCGCTCTCCCGCATCGAAGCCTTCAAGGTGAGCCTGTTCGTCAACCTGGGCAACCTCGTCTCTATCTTGTCAGGCGTCCTGATTATGGGCGACGCATGGAGCGCCTCGCAGACGATCGGCACGATATGCATGCTGGCCGGCGTGATCGGCGCGAACTATCGGGGCGGGAAACGCGCTGCGGTTGATCGGGGCGAGCCGAGCGGCAGCAAAAACGAGGTTTCGCACGCCGAAGCGTTGCCGGAAGTCTCAGACCGGAATAAATCTGCCTTCCTGCCGGCAGACTCGCGAACGCCTTGA
- a CDS encoding PLP-dependent aminotransferase family protein, protein MMKYEEVIHDIELKLEDGRIRGGQKLPSVREASDAYACSKSTVIRAYAELEKRHRLYSVPQSGYYAVTQKQAEASTSANAGWNFASVAPDPEVFPYLDFQHCINKAIDRYRNHLFTYGTPQGLPSLLQVLSKHLAAYQVFAPAERITVTSGVQQALSILAHMPFPSGRRTVLVEQPTYTILLEMLALFGVPVQGIARTERGIDLDELETLFRVGEIKFFYTIPRFQNPLGTSYGTDTKKAIAALAMRYDVIVVEDDFLADLETDPKADPIHAYGASHVVYLKSYSKILFPGLRVGVAVLPPELQAAFSRFKRFTDIDSSMLSQAALEIYIQSGMFARRKRKISDSYRHRMLRLVRALDACNDTQDIRHLRPEAGMHTHIELPPTLRTKTLIDRLAKRKIELRDADASFLPSFPKRPLLQLSISQIADERIDEGVAALFAEIARLRRG, encoded by the coding sequence ATGATGAAGTATGAAGAGGTCATCCACGACATCGAGCTTAAGCTCGAAGACGGACGCATCCGCGGCGGTCAGAAGCTGCCGTCCGTCCGCGAAGCGTCCGACGCCTATGCATGCAGCAAAAGCACCGTCATTCGCGCCTATGCCGAATTGGAGAAGCGCCACCGGCTCTACTCCGTCCCCCAGAGCGGCTATTACGCGGTGACGCAAAAACAGGCGGAGGCTTCGACCTCGGCCAACGCGGGATGGAACTTCGCGTCCGTCGCGCCGGATCCCGAGGTGTTCCCCTATCTGGACTTCCAGCATTGCATCAACAAGGCGATCGACCGGTACCGCAATCATCTGTTTACCTACGGCACGCCGCAGGGACTTCCATCCTTGCTGCAGGTGTTGAGCAAGCATCTGGCCGCCTATCAGGTGTTCGCCCCGGCAGAGCGGATCACCGTAACTTCCGGCGTCCAGCAGGCGCTGTCGATTCTTGCGCATATGCCGTTTCCTTCGGGCAGGCGAACGGTGCTGGTGGAGCAGCCGACGTACACGATTTTGCTGGAAATGCTCGCGCTCTTCGGCGTCCCCGTCCAAGGAATCGCGAGAACGGAGCGGGGTATCGACCTCGACGAGCTGGAGACGCTGTTCCGTGTCGGCGAGATCAAGTTTTTCTATACGATCCCGCGGTTCCAAAATCCGCTCGGCACCTCCTACGGGACCGATACGAAAAAAGCGATTGCCGCCCTGGCCATGCGTTACGATGTCATCGTCGTGGAGGACGACTTCCTCGCCGATCTCGAGACCGATCCGAAAGCCGATCCGATTCACGCTTACGGCGCATCGCACGTCGTTTATTTGAAGAGCTATTCCAAAATTCTGTTCCCCGGTCTCCGCGTCGGCGTCGCGGTGCTGCCGCCCGAGCTGCAAGCCGCTTTCAGCCGCTTCAAACGCTTCACGGACATCGACAGCTCCATGCTGTCGCAGGCGGCTCTCGAGATCTATATTCAGAGCGGCATGTTCGCGCGGCGCAAACGCAAAATCTCGGATTCGTACCGCCATCGCATGCTGCGGCTGGTCCGGGCGCTCGATGCATGCAACGACACGCAGGACATACGTCATCTTCGGCCGGAGGCCGGCATGCATACACACATCGAGCTTCCGCCTACGCTGCGCACAAAGACGCTGATCGACCGTCTGGCCAAAAGGAAAATCGAGCTGCGGGACGCCGACGCGAGCTTTCTGCCTTCGTTCCCCAAGCGTCCCCTGCTGCAGCTCAGCATTTCGCAGATCGCCGACGAGCGGATCGACGAAGGCGTCGCCGCCCTCTTCGCGGAGATCGCGCGGCTGCGGAGAGGCTAA